In Pleurocapsa sp. PCC 7319, the following are encoded in one genomic region:
- a CDS encoding pentapeptide repeat-containing protein: MTVETIRAGQEKHFPGVDLEDEDLANCQLERINLAGANLVGADFSCSNLKGARLDGANLLGANLKLADLRANLLGANLMQADLSNADLRGSNLRGANLMGAKVSQASLSGAFLSGANLTGVNLKGVDLRGTDLRGVNLNSANLKGANLSQADLQGANLSDTNLEEADLRGADLRGANLSGANLLCAELDGSNVDGANLERACILGTAIASLQ; this comes from the coding sequence ATGACCGTAGAAACAATTCGCGCCGGACAAGAAAAGCATTTTCCAGGGGTGGATCTAGAAGACGAAGATCTCGCTAACTGCCAACTAGAAAGAATCAATTTAGCAGGGGCAAATTTAGTTGGAGCAGATTTTTCTTGTTCTAACCTGAAAGGAGCGAGATTGGATGGTGCCAACCTCTTGGGGGCAAATTTAAAATTGGCGGATCTTCGAGCAAATCTATTGGGAGCGAACCTAATGCAAGCAGATTTAAGTAATGCTGACTTGCGTGGTAGTAATTTGAGAGGTGCCAATTTAATGGGAGCCAAAGTATCTCAAGCTTCTCTATCTGGAGCATTTCTTAGTGGGGCAAATTTAACTGGAGTTAATCTCAAAGGTGTTGATTTAAGAGGTACTGACTTGCGCGGGGTTAATCTCAACAGTGCTAACCTCAAAGGAGCTAATCTATCTCAGGCTGATTTACAGGGGGCTAACCTTAGTGACACCAATCTCGAAGAAGCAGATTTACGGGGAGCAGATTTACGGGGAGCAAATTTATCAGGGGCAAACTTACTCTGTGCTGAATTGGATGGCAGCAATGTAGATGGAGCCAACTTAGAGCGAGCTTGTATTTTAGGTACAGCGATCGCGAGTTTGCAGTAA
- a CDS encoding DICT sensory domain-containing protein — protein MLEGSILRRLNEAHCHDKQPLNLGVYYKNTLVALCHALEDFILDSDSAPLMVTAFQRGKWYLEEADRYNDLADKSEYVAILATPDAGFEIHPTSKKENVALVHLQQDDPVAEEWHLMILSPTYTAMVLCQELSEADYGSNKPQEDLERKFYGFWTFEPELVRETVELTIDHIKDYQPELAKLMSNKVARMTAESGTRQRDDLDAVVSQVVKYLQNCQKILHQPGMADSVSGFKDLDENIVSNEMQAFLRMAQLLDITDVSNPMAASEVAAMAEAMAQLLDLPAWQAKRLYLSGLLHRVGLPGVTKNRPRQSQVQQEVLKHDNSASKASVLRVMPQLEAISRILTHQREAWDGSGIPEGLAYDAIPLESRIICLLADFQQKVKAYKQYSTDKNPVTQALEDCQTLANKRYDPKLLDALSLLVMGMQQGMTLEAYQPKIATGMWLVNSSDINENQTTSS, from the coding sequence ATGCTGGAAGGTTCGATCTTAAGAAGACTCAATGAAGCCCATTGCCATGACAAACAACCCCTTAATTTGGGAGTTTACTACAAAAACACTCTAGTCGCGCTTTGTCATGCTTTGGAAGACTTTATTTTAGATTCCGATAGTGCGCCCTTAATGGTGACAGCTTTTCAGCGTGGTAAATGGTATCTGGAAGAAGCCGATCGCTATAATGATTTAGCTGATAAATCTGAATATGTGGCTATCTTGGCAACCCCAGATGCAGGATTTGAGATACATCCCACCAGCAAAAAAGAAAACGTAGCCTTAGTTCACCTTCAGCAAGATGATCCTGTCGCTGAAGAGTGGCATTTAATGATTCTTTCTCCAACTTACACAGCAATGGTGCTTTGTCAGGAGTTGTCTGAAGCAGATTATGGCTCAAACAAACCACAAGAAGATCTAGAACGTAAATTCTATGGTTTTTGGACATTTGAACCAGAACTTGTGCGCGAGACAGTAGAATTGACAATCGATCATATCAAAGACTATCAGCCAGAATTAGCTAAGTTAATGTCCAACAAAGTAGCTAGAATGACTGCTGAATCTGGTACAAGACAGAGAGATGATTTAGATGCGGTAGTTTCTCAGGTAGTTAAATATCTCCAAAATTGCCAAAAAATACTACATCAACCAGGAATGGCTGACAGTGTTAGCGGTTTTAAAGATTTAGATGAAAATATTGTCTCCAACGAAATGCAAGCTTTCCTACGGATGGCTCAATTATTGGATATTACTGATGTCAGTAATCCCATGGCAGCTTCAGAAGTGGCAGCGATGGCTGAAGCAATGGCTCAGTTGCTAGATCTTCCTGCATGGCAAGCTAAACGACTCTATTTATCTGGATTATTACATCGTGTGGGTTTACCAGGAGTAACCAAAAACCGTCCTCGGCAATCACAAGTGCAGCAAGAAGTGTTAAAACATGATAATTCTGCCTCTAAGGCTTCAGTTTTGAGGGTAATGCCGCAATTAGAAGCAATATCTCGAATTTTGACTCATCAACGGGAAGCTTGGGATGGTTCGGGAATTCCTGAGGGGTTAGCTTATGATGCAATTCCTTTAGAGTCTCGGATAATTTGTCTTCTGGCAGATTTTCAGCAAAAAGTGAAGGCTTACAAACAATATTCCACAGATAAAAATCCCGTTACTCAAGCTTTAGAAGATTGTCAGACTTTAGCGAACAAACGTTACGATCCCAAACTGCTAGATGCTTTGTCTCTCTTAGTTATGGGAATGCAGCAGGGGATGACCCTAGAAGCCTATCAACCTAAAATTGCGACAGGAATGTGGTTGGTAAATTCTAGCGATATCAACGAAAATCAAACCACATCTTCCTAA
- a CDS encoding photosystem II high light acclimation radical SAM protein encodes MTQRILYVRLPCNPIFPIGVVYLADHVHKLFPQIKQRIFDLGTVPPLDFNRALDHCIDEFQPSLLVFSWRDIQIYAPVGGRGGNPLQNAFEFYYAKNPLIKLKGGLGGLKVATAYYGELWRNTGLIKRGLTRAKKYCPNASTIVGGGAVSVFYEQLQQQLPQGTIVSVGEGEQLLEKILRNQEFRDERCYVVGENQPRERLIHEWPTPIEKSACDYQYISTIWSEFAYYLQENDFYIGVQTKRGCPHNCCYCVYTVVEGKQVRINPADEVVKEMRQLYERGIRNFWFTDAQFIPAKKYIPDAIELLQKIVDSGMKDIHWAAYIRADNVTPELAKLMVQTGMNYFEIGITSGSQELVRKMRMGYNLRVVLQNCRDLKAAGFNDLVSVNYSFNVIDETYETIRQTIAYHRELEAIFGVDKVEPAIFFIGLQPHTHLEEYAFENNILKPGYNPMSLMPWTAKKLLWNPEPLGSFFGEVCLQAWKQNPNDFGREVMRILENKLGKAPLEEALSAPVKSDKQKLTVTV; translated from the coding sequence ATGACTCAGAGAATTCTCTATGTCCGTCTCCCCTGTAACCCGATTTTTCCCATTGGAGTAGTCTATCTTGCCGATCATGTTCATAAGCTTTTTCCTCAGATCAAGCAGAGAATATTCGATTTAGGGACGGTTCCTCCACTAGACTTTAATCGTGCTTTAGACCATTGTATTGATGAGTTTCAACCTTCCCTACTAGTTTTTTCGTGGCGCGATATTCAAATTTATGCTCCAGTGGGAGGTCGGGGTGGTAATCCTTTACAAAATGCTTTTGAATTTTACTACGCTAAAAATCCTCTGATTAAACTCAAAGGAGGTCTAGGCGGTTTAAAAGTAGCTACTGCTTATTACGGAGAGCTATGGCGTAACACTGGCTTAATTAAGCGAGGACTAACACGAGCCAAGAAATATTGCCCAAACGCTAGTACTATCGTTGGTGGCGGTGCAGTCAGCGTGTTTTATGAACAACTTCAGCAGCAGTTACCTCAAGGCACAATTGTTTCAGTAGGTGAGGGAGAACAACTACTTGAGAAAATTCTGAGAAATCAAGAGTTTCGTGATGAACGCTGTTATGTCGTAGGTGAAAATCAACCTAGGGAAAGACTAATTCACGAGTGGCCTACTCCTATCGAGAAGAGTGCCTGTGATTATCAATATATATCGACTATTTGGTCGGAATTTGCTTATTATCTCCAAGAAAACGACTTTTATATTGGCGTACAGACCAAAAGGGGCTGTCCCCATAACTGTTGCTATTGTGTTTATACCGTAGTTGAAGGTAAGCAAGTCCGCATTAACCCTGCTGATGAAGTAGTCAAAGAAATGCGCCAGCTTTATGAGAGAGGAATTCGCAATTTTTGGTTTACTGATGCTCAGTTCATTCCTGCTAAAAAATATATTCCGGATGCCATTGAGTTATTACAAAAGATTGTTGATTCCGGCATGAAAGACATTCATTGGGCAGCTTATATTAGAGCGGATAATGTTACCCCGGAACTAGCCAAGTTAATGGTTCAAACAGGGATGAACTATTTTGAAATTGGTATTACTAGTGGTTCTCAAGAGTTAGTACGCAAAATGCGTATGGGCTACAATCTGCGTGTTGTCTTACAAAATTGTCGAGATCTTAAAGCGGCAGGGTTTAACGATCTTGTTTCTGTCAACTATTCTTTTAACGTGATCGACGAAACTTACGAAACAATTAGACAAACAATTGCTTATCACCGGGAGTTAGAAGCAATCTTTGGTGTAGATAAAGTAGAACCAGCAATTTTCTTTATTGGCTTACAACCTCATACTCATCTAGAAGAATATGCTTTTGAGAACAATATCCTCAAACCAGGATATAATCCCATGAGTTTAATGCCTTGGACAGCCAAAAAGTTGCTCTGGAACCCCGAGCCGTTGGGTTCTTTTTTTGGTGAAGTATGTTTGCAAGCTTGGAAACAAAATCCTAACGATTTTGGTCGAGAAGTGATGCGGATTTTAGAGAATAAGTTAGGTAAAGCACCCCTAGAAGAAGCGTTATCTGCCCCTGTAAAATCAGATAAACAGAAATTGACTGTTACTGTTTAA
- a CDS encoding DUF1830 domain-containing protein yields the protein MAQILDSLPNDENGSILCCYVNATSQIQVARITNISNWYFERVVFPGQRLVFEANPNGILEIHSGMMASAILSDTIPCQRLALQKIERDQVKIRKEAITSV from the coding sequence ATGGCACAAATTCTAGATTCTTTACCTAATGATGAAAATGGTAGCATTCTTTGTTGCTACGTTAACGCTACTAGTCAAATCCAAGTAGCTCGTATTACTAATATTTCAAACTGGTATTTTGAGCGGGTAGTTTTTCCAGGACAAAGACTAGTATTTGAAGCCAATCCTAATGGTATTCTGGAGATACATTCAGGAATGATGGCAAGTGCCATATTATCTGACACTATTCCCTGTCAAAGGCTTGCTCTGCAAAAAATAGAAAGGGATCAAGTCAAAATCAGAAAAGAAGCCATAACAAGTGTTTAA
- a CDS encoding DUF4079 domain-containing protein produces MDLPSFLWLWKIAAWAMGGTIAFYLLLLFFGSWMFYGRVTRIGRPPWLRNAHYISGIIIVFLVFLLLAIGIVGTVGYYGNLGHSSHLWAGLFVVWLICLSAWSANQIDVHNTWARSLHISVNAILFVGLAYVSWTGWSVVQKYL; encoded by the coding sequence TTGGATTTACCGTCTTTTCTGTGGCTTTGGAAAATTGCTGCTTGGGCAATGGGAGGTACGATCGCTTTTTATTTGCTTCTGCTCTTTTTCGGTAGCTGGATGTTTTATGGTCGTGTTACAAGAATTGGTCGCCCACCCTGGTTGAGAAATGCCCACTATATCAGCGGGATAATAATTGTTTTTTTGGTTTTTTTGTTATTGGCGATCGGTATTGTTGGCACAGTCGGTTACTACGGCAACCTAGGACATTCGTCACATTTGTGGGCAGGTTTGTTTGTAGTTTGGTTAATTTGTCTGTCTGCTTGGAGTGCTAACCAAATTGATGTTCATAATACTTGGGCGCGATCGCTTCACATTTCTGTCAACGCTATTTTGTTCGTTGGGCTGGCTTATGTATCTTGGACGGGTTGGTCAGTAGTGCAAAAGTATTTGTAG
- a CDS encoding LysR family transcriptional regulator, translating into MELRQLRYFVAVAQELHFGKAAERLQITQPALSKQIRVLETELEIQLFIRTKRTVNLTKAGEVFFAQAQQLLQQAEEAIQLAKRTASGEVGRLNIGFTATATYTVLPELIRKFRSRYPQVEVEMLELCTEAQVATLNRGEIDLGFLHPPIDSRGLEIYPILSEDFILVLPPQHHLIDKQSLSFKDLAGESFLIHPRQEGPFLYDRFLKLCRQAGFQPQIVKEVTSHQTRICLVAAGMGITFIPAGLQTLVSQDLIYKPIENSPIKLEFAAAWRSLVTMPVLQEFLILVQSM; encoded by the coding sequence ATGGAATTGCGTCAGCTACGATATTTTGTTGCTGTTGCCCAAGAATTACACTTTGGCAAAGCAGCAGAACGTTTACAAATTACTCAACCCGCACTCAGCAAACAAATTAGAGTCTTAGAAACAGAACTAGAAATCCAATTATTTATTCGCACGAAACGCACCGTCAACCTAACTAAAGCAGGTGAAGTTTTTTTCGCACAAGCACAACAACTTTTACAGCAAGCAGAAGAAGCAATTCAACTGGCAAAGCGCACAGCTTCGGGAGAAGTAGGACGATTAAATATCGGATTTACAGCTACAGCCACCTATACGGTATTACCAGAGTTAATTCGGAAATTTCGATCGCGCTATCCTCAAGTAGAAGTAGAAATGTTAGAACTCTGCACAGAAGCACAAGTTGCTACACTAAATAGAGGAGAAATAGACTTAGGATTTTTGCATCCGCCGATTGATTCTCGTGGTCTGGAAATTTATCCAATTCTGTCAGAAGACTTTATCTTGGTGTTACCACCACAACACCATTTAATCGACAAACAGTCATTATCGTTCAAAGATTTAGCAGGGGAGTCTTTTCTGATACATCCTAGACAAGAAGGACCATTTCTTTACGATAGATTTCTCAAATTGTGTCGCCAAGCTGGATTTCAACCTCAGATTGTCAAAGAAGTAACCAGTCATCAAACTCGAATCTGTTTGGTGGCAGCAGGTATGGGAATTACTTTTATTCCTGCTGGCTTACAAACATTGGTTAGTCAAGATTTGATTTATAAACCGATAGAGAATTCACCAATTAAACTGGAGTTCGCAGCAGCTTGGCGTTCTCTGGTTACCATGCCAGTATTACAAGAGTTTTTAATCCTAGTGCAAAGTATGTAA
- a CDS encoding GNAT family N-acetyltransferase, translating into MNSELQIRQAIADDVPHIFKLIEALAEYEKLSHQVTGTVEDLQEHLFGSRVYAEAIVTEWDGKIIGFALFFPNYSTFLTKPGIYLEDLFVLPEYRRRGIGKAMLAYLGKLAIERDAGRLEWSVLDWNESAIAFYQDMGAKVLPDWRICRVTEDALQKLAECNTNSIKVCNK; encoded by the coding sequence ATGAATTCAGAATTGCAAATCCGCCAGGCGATCGCCGATGATGTACCCCATATTTTTAAATTGATCGAAGCATTGGCAGAGTATGAGAAATTGAGCCATCAGGTGACAGGTACAGTTGAAGATTTACAAGAACATTTATTTGGTAGTCGAGTTTACGCAGAAGCCATTGTTACTGAGTGGGATGGAAAAATTATCGGATTTGCTTTGTTTTTCCCCAATTATTCGACTTTTTTAACTAAACCAGGGATTTATCTTGAGGATTTATTTGTCTTGCCCGAATATCGTCGTCGAGGAATTGGCAAGGCAATGTTGGCTTATCTGGGAAAATTAGCTATTGAGCGCGATGCAGGAAGATTAGAGTGGAGTGTTTTAGATTGGAATGAAAGCGCGATCGCTTTTTATCAAGATATGGGAGCAAAAGTTTTACCTGACTGGCGTATTTGTAGAGTGACGGAAGATGCTTTGCAAAAGTTGGCAGAATGTAATACCAATTCAATTAAAGTTTGCAACAAATAA
- a CDS encoding cytochrome P450, whose amino-acid sequence MELPNTIPLSTLRQTINWITRPYDFLDDCAKSYGDIFTVKLVGFSPLVFLSNPQAIKEIFATDAKQFDAGRSNEILRYLLGSNSVILLDGDRHKRERKLLMPPFHGEKVKSYGDIICQITREVGDRWQPQQPFLASKAMQDISLEVILQAVFGLREGERYQQIKPLLSSLLDMTGSPLRSSFFFFTWLQQDLGSWSPWGKVVRQRQEIYDLLQAEIEHRRNQSAATGNDVLSLMLLARDEDGQPMTDPELKDELMSMLVAGHETSASVLAWALYWIHKLPEVKAKLLKELDSLENNDDPMAIANLPYLTAVASESLRIYPIVPIVFPRIAKQEVKINGQYFPPETTLVPSIYSLHHREDLYPEPKKFKPERFLERQFSASEFIPFGGGNRRCLGYALALLEIKLVLATVLTNYSLKLANNQPVKPRRRGLTIATSNGVPLSVVS is encoded by the coding sequence ATGGAACTACCCAATACGATTCCCCTGTCTACTTTGAGACAGACAATCAACTGGATTACCCGTCCCTATGATTTTTTGGATGATTGCGCCAAAAGCTATGGAGATATTTTTACCGTTAAGCTAGTAGGATTTTCTCCACTAGTATTTTTAAGTAATCCTCAAGCTATTAAAGAAATTTTTGCCACCGATGCCAAACAATTTGATGCTGGTAGAAGCAATGAAATTTTACGATATTTGTTGGGTAGTAATTCTGTAATATTATTAGATGGCGATCGCCATAAACGAGAACGCAAGCTTTTAATGCCTCCTTTTCATGGCGAAAAGGTTAAATCCTATGGTGACATTATTTGTCAAATTACTCGGGAAGTAGGTGATCGATGGCAGCCACAGCAACCTTTTCTCGCCAGTAAGGCAATGCAAGATATTTCCCTAGAAGTAATTCTTCAGGCTGTTTTTGGTTTAAGAGAAGGAGAACGATACCAACAGATCAAACCTCTATTATCTAGTTTGCTAGATATGACTGGTTCTCCCCTGCGCTCTTCTTTTTTCTTTTTTACTTGGTTACAGCAAGATCTTGGAAGCTGGAGTCCTTGGGGTAAAGTAGTTCGTCAAAGACAAGAAATTTATGATTTATTGCAGGCTGAAATTGAGCATCGACGTAACCAATCTGCCGCAACTGGTAATGATGTGCTGAGTTTAATGCTATTGGCGCGAGATGAAGACGGACAGCCCATGACAGACCCAGAATTAAAAGACGAATTGATGAGTATGCTGGTGGCAGGTCACGAAACTTCTGCTAGTGTTTTGGCTTGGGCATTGTATTGGATACATAAACTACCAGAAGTTAAAGCTAAATTACTAAAAGAATTAGATAGTTTAGAGAATAATGATGATCCCATGGCGATCGCTAATCTACCTTATTTAACCGCCGTTGCTAGTGAATCCCTCAGAATTTATCCTATAGTACCAATTGTCTTTCCTCGAATCGCTAAACAGGAAGTTAAGATTAACGGTCAATATTTCCCTCCCGAAACGACTTTAGTTCCTAGTATTTATTCGCTTCATCATCGAGAAGATCTTTATCCTGAACCAAAAAAGTTTAAGCCTGAAAGGTTTTTGGAGCGACAATTTTCAGCATCAGAGTTTATTCCCTTTGGTGGTGGTAATCGACGTTGTTTGGGTTATGCTTTAGCTTTGCTAGAAATTAAATTAGTATTAGCGACAGTATTAACCAATTATTCTCTCAAATTAGCTAATAATCAACCAGTTAAACCAAGACGGAGAGGTTTAACTATAGCTACGAGTAATGGTGTTCCTCTAAGTGTTGTCAGTTAG
- a CDS encoding ABC transporter ATP-binding protein — MFKTSTNKFLFNLALENPLYIFTSLILSLSSAILNVFSTTLLIPILAICLGNSQKLIIYSQSALIQYFLVFFERFNEPHQLVKIIAILITAIIFKNLINYINVVLGFKHIKYLIDRLKSQGILLLCKVNVNYYLDNKLEEILFKLNREIDRTILAIKSIQNIFIIAITIFALSLLLVSISWQLTLVVFALKTVTTYIIYFLDNLLKKTNILLVKQTKKSSQKLIELLSGIRLIKTIGNEKEEYKSIKYLIDSKERTKLNSQVITAITMPINEISGMIIILALIITSAYLYEQPVQEFAPTLLIYLAVLFRLLPFISQFNNARSQIYNNIYSVEVIADFLDEANKPIFKSGNIIFNKLQSDIKFKTVTFAYPHDAKVVLDKINLCIPQGKITALIGNSGAGKSTIIDIILRFYDPIDGQILIDNQDLKEYDLKSWRKAISVLGQDDFLFNKSVAYNVTYGLQNVSELDLITATKKANAYEFISQLPQGLATEIGDRGIRLSPGQKIRIAIARAFLRDPDILILDEVTNSLNMPEAKLVQEAIQELCHNRTTLIVTNQLSTIKNVYQIVMLYQGKVIEVGTHEELLQNANFYSRWYSMQLKNSQQSRQQKLVQKIAKKLTNQNNSSLSAEIRQNINSLLHHLHLVNEGLFRNDQEEEQILDETYQSAKNMLANLREYERKISQGFDNN, encoded by the coding sequence ATGTTTAAGACATCTACTAATAAGTTTTTATTTAACCTTGCTTTAGAAAATCCACTATATATATTTACCTCTTTAATTCTTAGCCTAAGTAGTGCGATCTTAAATGTATTCAGTACTACTTTGTTGATCCCTATTTTGGCTATTTGTTTAGGGAATAGCCAAAAATTAATAATATATAGTCAATCAGCTCTTATTCAATATTTTTTGGTGTTTTTTGAGCGCTTCAATGAACCACATCAACTAGTAAAAATAATAGCTATATTAATAACAGCAATTATTTTTAAAAACCTAATTAACTATATTAATGTTGTCCTTGGATTCAAACATATTAAGTATTTAATTGATCGTCTGAAATCACAAGGAATACTTTTACTCTGTAAGGTCAATGTTAATTATTATCTTGACAATAAGTTAGAAGAAATTTTATTTAAGCTTAATCGAGAAATAGATAGAACTATTTTGGCAATTAAAAGCATCCAAAATATATTTATTATTGCAATTACAATTTTTGCACTAAGTTTATTATTAGTGTCGATATCATGGCAGCTAACTTTAGTTGTTTTCGCTTTAAAAACAGTCACAACTTATATTATTTATTTTCTCGATAATCTTTTAAAAAAGACAAATATATTATTGGTTAAGCAAACTAAAAAATCTTCCCAAAAATTAATTGAATTATTATCAGGTATTCGTCTAATTAAAACTATTGGTAATGAAAAAGAAGAATATAAATCAATAAAATATCTGATTGACTCAAAAGAGCGAACAAAGTTAAATAGTCAAGTAATTACAGCAATTACTATGCCAATCAATGAGATTTCTGGGATGATCATCATCTTAGCATTGATTATTACTAGCGCTTACTTATATGAGCAACCAGTTCAAGAATTTGCTCCTACTCTTTTAATTTATTTGGCTGTCTTATTTCGTTTGTTACCTTTTATCAGTCAATTCAATAATGCACGTAGCCAAATTTATAATAATATTTATAGTGTAGAAGTTATTGCTGACTTTCTTGATGAAGCTAATAAGCCAATTTTTAAATCGGGCAATATTATTTTTAACAAATTACAATCAGACATTAAATTTAAAACAGTAACTTTTGCCTATCCTCATGATGCCAAAGTAGTTTTAGATAAAATCAATCTCTGCATACCTCAAGGTAAAATAACAGCTTTGATTGGGAATAGTGGCGCAGGTAAATCGACAATTATAGATATAATATTGAGATTTTATGACCCCATTGATGGTCAGATTTTAATTGATAACCAAGATTTAAAAGAATACGATCTTAAAAGCTGGCGCAAGGCAATTAGTGTTCTCGGTCAAGATGATTTTTTATTTAATAAGTCCGTTGCTTATAACGTTACTTATGGTTTGCAAAATGTTAGTGAATTAGATCTTATTACTGCTACAAAAAAAGCAAATGCCTATGAATTTATTAGTCAATTACCTCAAGGATTAGCCACAGAGATTGGCGATCGCGGCATAAGACTATCTCCAGGACAAAAAATCAGAATTGCGATCGCCAGAGCTTTTTTACGCGATCCCGACATTCTAATTTTGGATGAAGTAACTAATAGTTTAAATATGCCTGAAGCAAAGCTGGTCCAGGAAGCTATTCAGGAACTCTGTCATAATCGGACTACTCTAATTGTTACTAACCAACTCTCGACCATTAAAAATGTCTACCAAATTGTAATGTTATACCAAGGTAAAGTAATTGAGGTTGGCACTCATGAGGAACTTCTACAAAACGCTAATTTTTATAGTCGCTGGTATTCAATGCAGCTTAAAAATAGTCAGCAGTCTCGTCAACAAAAATTAGTCCAAAAAATTGCTAAAAAGCTAACAAATCAGAATAATAGTAGTCTTTCCGCTGAAATTCGCCAAAATATTAATTCTCTCTTGCACCATTTACACTTAGTTAATGAAGGTTTATTTCGAAATGACCAGGAAGAAGAGCAAATTTTGGATGAGACTTATCAATCTGCCAAAAATATGTTGGCTAATCTTAGGGAATATGAGCGTAAAATTTCGCAAGGATTTGATAATAATTAG
- the gloB gene encoding hydroxyacylglutathione hydrolase, translated as MEIKRIPVLSDNYVFVLSDPQQKVAAVVDPAVAEPVLDYLAEIDAKLVAIFNTHHHFDHVGGNQKLVQHFSEVCVYGGAEDRGRIPHQQVFLNEGDQVEFADRVGQVFFIPGHTRAHIAYYFSPTISGEAGELFCGDTIFAGGCGRLFEGTPAQMVSSITKLRNLPDNTRVWCAHEYTLNNLKFAITVDYQNVDLQHRYQEVQIARSRGIATVPSLLGIEKQTNPFLRWDSPAIQATAKMKEPARVFGRIRGMKDQF; from the coding sequence ATGGAAATCAAGCGTATACCTGTCCTGTCAGACAACTATGTATTTGTTTTGTCTGATCCTCAACAAAAAGTAGCTGCGGTAGTTGATCCTGCGGTAGCTGAACCAGTTTTAGATTATTTAGCAGAAATTGACGCCAAATTAGTTGCTATTTTTAATACTCACCATCATTTTGATCATGTTGGGGGCAATCAAAAATTAGTCCAGCATTTTTCTGAAGTTTGTGTTTATGGTGGTGCAGAAGATCGAGGCAGAATTCCTCATCAACAAGTCTTTTTAAACGAAGGAGATCAGGTTGAGTTTGCTGACCGAGTAGGTCAAGTATTTTTTATTCCAGGACATACCCGCGCCCATATTGCTTACTATTTTTCTCCGACAATATCAGGAGAAGCAGGAGAATTATTTTGTGGTGATACAATTTTTGCTGGAGGATGTGGCAGATTATTTGAAGGTACTCCCGCTCAAATGGTAAGCTCGATAACTAAACTACGAAATCTTCCTGATAACACCCGCGTGTGGTGTGCCCACGAATATACTCTGAATAATTTAAAATTTGCCATTACCGTAGATTATCAGAATGTAGATTTGCAACATAGATATCAAGAAGTTCAAATAGCTCGGAGTCGAGGTATAGCTACGGTACCTTCTTTGTTAGGAATTGAAAAGCAGACCAATCCTTTCTTGCGTTGGGATAGTCCAGCTATCCAAGCTACTGCCAAAATGAAAGAACCTGCCCGAGTATTTGGTCGAATCCGAGGAATGAAAGATCAGTTTTAG
- a CDS encoding tautomerase family protein, with translation MPQVKIYGLRENLEPKRFALSYAIHAALVEAIGTAEEKRFQRFIILEPEHFIFPNDRSNNYTIIEIMMFEGRSVEAKKNLIRLLYRKIAATTDITDQDLEITIFETPKSNWGLQGITGDELKLNYQVDV, from the coding sequence ATGCCACAAGTCAAAATATACGGCTTACGGGAGAATCTAGAACCGAAGCGATTTGCTTTATCTTATGCGATTCATGCTGCACTAGTTGAAGCAATTGGAACCGCCGAAGAAAAAAGATTTCAAAGATTTATCATTTTAGAACCAGAACATTTCATTTTTCCGAACGATCGCAGCAATAACTATACAATTATCGAAATAATGATGTTTGAAGGACGTTCTGTTGAAGCCAAAAAAAATCTAATTCGCCTTTTGTATCGGAAAATAGCCGCAACTACTGATATTACCGATCAAGATTTAGAAATTACTATTTTTGAGACTCCAAAATCTAACTGGGGTCTCCAGGGCATAACAGGAGATGAATTGAAGCTTAACTATCAAGTTGATGTTTAA